In Pseudomonas sp. MM213, a genomic segment contains:
- a CDS encoding site-specific integrase — MSNIPSYLMLSRHSVYYFRIVVPDVIRPLLPQREIRRSLQTRCKREALIRGRDILAQVQGLFTQAFQGIRPSLEFIRGAWEAGGKRLACWASWLRQQQLVGTAMPSPQVSLERSPVGVQAVPAAPSVIATMPVQQSPGFLVVVDEQLIQQRREGVSVKSLDDKRAVAVLLTRIIGDMPIDQITRKDAHLFRETALKLPPRLHQLPDQPLEQSIAEATTTISVTTFNNYVKSLTTFFSYAVREGYCSRNPFDGLRVRIRRKVSEERSAFSADDLKALFNTATYAPAHGRKPNQYWLPLLGLYTGARLNELCQLYTDDVVTIDGIACIHIRATRPDQKLKTTSSERLVPIHSRLLALGFLEYVTKVKATGSERVFPELTCHKKHGYSAAPSKWFTRVREQLGFRGDVAKKDFHSFRHSLADHLKQKGVAESLVGGVLGHQTGGITFGRYGKDFRPDVLAPVMELVTLESF, encoded by the coding sequence GTGTCGAACATCCCGTCCTACCTAATGTTGTCCCGCCACTCGGTCTATTACTTCCGAATCGTGGTGCCGGATGTCATTCGTCCGTTACTCCCCCAAAGAGAAATCCGCCGCTCCCTGCAGACACGCTGCAAGAGGGAGGCGTTGATTCGTGGGCGTGACATTCTGGCTCAGGTACAAGGTCTCTTTACGCAAGCGTTCCAGGGCATCAGACCATCGCTTGAGTTCATTCGCGGGGCGTGGGAAGCAGGGGGCAAGCGCCTTGCCTGTTGGGCGTCATGGTTGCGTCAGCAGCAATTGGTCGGTACGGCTATGCCTTCGCCTCAAGTCTCTCTGGAGCGGTCCCCAGTAGGCGTTCAGGCCGTTCCGGCTGCACCTTCCGTGATAGCAACAATGCCTGTTCAGCAATCGCCAGGCTTCCTTGTCGTGGTCGACGAGCAACTGATTCAGCAGCGGCGGGAAGGTGTTTCGGTCAAGTCGTTGGACGACAAGCGTGCGGTCGCGGTGCTACTGACCCGAATCATTGGCGACATGCCCATCGACCAGATAACCCGGAAGGATGCCCACCTGTTCCGGGAGACTGCGTTGAAGCTTCCCCCGCGCCTGCACCAGTTGCCCGACCAGCCCCTTGAACAGTCGATTGCGGAGGCGACGACCACCATCAGCGTGACGACCTTCAACAACTACGTGAAGAGCTTGACGACGTTCTTTTCGTATGCGGTGAGGGAGGGTTATTGCAGCCGCAATCCGTTCGATGGCCTACGTGTACGTATACGGCGCAAGGTGAGCGAGGAGCGAAGCGCTTTCAGTGCTGATGACCTGAAGGCGTTGTTTAACACTGCCACGTATGCGCCGGCTCATGGTCGTAAGCCAAATCAATACTGGCTGCCCCTCCTGGGGCTCTACACGGGGGCCAGGCTCAATGAACTGTGTCAGCTTTACACTGACGACGTGGTTACCATCGACGGCATTGCCTGCATCCACATACGGGCTACAAGGCCGGACCAGAAGCTTAAGACGACCTCATCCGAACGACTTGTACCGATACATTCCAGGCTCCTTGCGTTGGGTTTCCTGGAATACGTAACGAAGGTTAAGGCGACGGGGAGCGAGCGTGTCTTTCCGGAGCTGACCTGCCATAAGAAGCATGGCTACAGTGCAGCTCCGTCGAAGTGGTTCACCAGGGTGCGTGAACAATTGGGATTCCGTGGCGATGTCGCGAAGAAGGACTTTCATAGTTTCCGCCATTCATTGGCTGACCACCTGAAACAAAAGGGCGTCGCTGAGTCACTGGTCGGCGGCGTGCTGGGACATCAAACGGGAGGCATCACGTTTGGTCGATATGGTAAAGACTTCAGACCGGACGTATTGGCACCTGTAATGGAATTGGTGACCCTTGAGTCGTTCTAG
- a CDS encoding recombinase family protein — protein sequence MTTTIAYVRVSTDDQTTDAQRHGIAKLYTIAKWFSDEATSGVTKALQRPGFEALYKYVRNGDTVVVAAIDRLGRDTIDVLTTVEMLKEKGVAVVSIREGFDLSTPIGDAMLAMLAAVAKLERSNIKARQMAGIERAKAEGKKLGAVKKIDDYAVATWRRENKASIADTAKQWGISTAAVKRACASTKAVEET from the coding sequence ATGACCACAACCATCGCATATGTCCGCGTCAGCACCGACGACCAAACCACCGACGCGCAGCGCCACGGCATAGCAAAGCTCTACACGATTGCGAAGTGGTTCAGCGACGAGGCGACTAGCGGAGTGACCAAGGCGCTGCAACGGCCTGGCTTTGAAGCTCTGTACAAGTACGTCAGGAACGGTGACACAGTCGTTGTTGCGGCCATTGACCGCCTGGGTCGGGACACCATTGACGTACTGACTACTGTGGAGATGCTAAAAGAGAAAGGAGTGGCGGTGGTCTCGATACGCGAAGGCTTCGACTTATCGACGCCCATAGGAGACGCGATGCTGGCCATGCTCGCAGCGGTCGCGAAGTTGGAGCGCTCGAACATCAAGGCACGGCAGATGGCGGGCATCGAGCGAGCCAAAGCAGAGGGCAAGAAACTAGGGGCAGTCAAAAAAATCGACGACTACGCTGTCGCAACTTGGAGACGAGAAAACAAAGCAAGCATTGCGGACACGGCGAAGCAGTGGGGTATATCAACCGCAGCGGTCAAGCGTGCATGCGCGTCTACCAAGGCCGTCGAGGAAACATAG
- a CDS encoding HEPN domain-containing protein produces the protein MSLRPDETIQKILISTTSRFVGEYESADLLVTHAWGGFTSPLASIRWEENPASRSAFIVSFRTQPYEKAAGVMVPDYSPVGDVVCSYLSVLFGKRFDCHGLLEGSGFFHTPDLNLYNGICNHRLSFNSHQRRMCFGVPLRLENISVLSALLYKGAVDEKLTSIVRTACKFYHQALQSAEHDPEIAYLNLITAGEIMSSCFEFSDEEILDSETVNMLEAIRVGLTGGEKIARHLRGRMLSVKRRFVRSLVGLLADDFFDGAESPHEFSRFKPDVIESNIKSAYDLRSRYVHTGVAFGQWIRTSVGGGDVQFGKPVEPDRDYARILEKAPTFQGLERLIRYCLLRMIESKGLADFSKLPFGLESEE, from the coding sequence ATGTCTCTAAGGCCGGATGAAACTATTCAGAAAATTCTAATTTCTACAACAAGTAGATTTGTAGGTGAGTACGAAAGCGCTGATCTTCTAGTGACGCATGCTTGGGGAGGGTTTACTAGTCCGCTAGCGTCCATAAGATGGGAAGAAAATCCAGCTTCACGCAGCGCTTTTATCGTTTCATTTAGAACGCAGCCTTACGAGAAGGCAGCAGGCGTGATGGTTCCCGATTACTCGCCAGTTGGGGATGTAGTATGTTCATATCTCTCGGTTTTGTTCGGTAAAAGATTTGACTGTCATGGTCTCCTTGAAGGCTCAGGATTTTTTCACACGCCAGATTTAAACTTGTATAACGGGATTTGCAATCATCGGCTTTCATTTAACTCCCATCAGAGGCGGATGTGTTTTGGAGTTCCTTTGCGTCTGGAAAACATATCTGTCTTAAGTGCGCTCTTGTATAAGGGTGCAGTAGATGAAAAGTTGACTTCCATTGTGAGAACTGCATGCAAATTTTATCATCAGGCTCTCCAGAGCGCTGAACATGATCCTGAGATTGCATATTTGAACCTCATAACCGCTGGCGAAATAATGTCGAGTTGTTTTGAGTTTTCCGACGAGGAGATTTTGGACTCTGAAACCGTTAATATGTTGGAGGCTATACGGGTAGGTTTGACGGGAGGTGAAAAAATTGCAAGACACCTGCGTGGACGTATGCTTTCCGTCAAAAGAAGATTCGTACGTTCATTAGTTGGCTTGTTGGCCGATGATTTTTTTGATGGTGCGGAGTCTCCGCATGAATTTTCCCGCTTCAAGCCAGATGTGATTGAGTCGAATATTAAGTCGGCATATGACCTCCGAAGTCGGTACGTGCATACAGGTGTTGCATTCGGGCAGTGGATTAGAACTTCGGTTGGTGGGGGGGATGTGCAATTTGGAAAACCTGTTGAACCTGATAGGGACTACGCACGCATTTTGGAGAAGGCTCCAACCTTCCAAGGTCTTGAAAGGCTTATTCGCTACTGTCTTCTGCGGATGATTGAATCAAAAGGGTTGGCGGATTTCTCGAAGTTACCGTTTGGTTTGGAATCTGAGGAGTGA
- a CDS encoding DUF262 domain-containing protein — protein sequence MSEWITDSQDEQNFEGLLRDADQIHIPIFQRSYVWRQKQLSELLADIDQVRSEVEETQFMGAIVAYEKPRSGNTVGRMRALEIVDGQQRILTLYIFVMAVVECIAPIDKEEALELVREYLLLAPRRGLDINTRVVPAFADRSQFRIIWDRINSPSVLQSELSEMQLHLPPPSGEADGDLVTQYYRILRHLRAESHADLDEAGNFLRETVAVVTRHLSFVHLKLTDASAATKIFERLNFRGVKVGVVDLVRNEIFASLADNQIKAQRIFDHVWRPFEEAFVGRAEYFFFPYCLIQDSNTRKSELFMQLRASWKGLTPEQMIKDMKPLQGPFLAIDQTGHQPGSKEISKRLERLVRLRRPASIYPYVMSMLLAFEDASITEKTVVDLLDALESFLVRRAIVGLEPTGLHAVFKGLWLQMKKHTVSEFKRQIKIRPTVQWPNDADVRGAVEKRALGRANICSYLLVEYDRDMKGDNPPLSPTIEHVLPQTLSEDSEWANLFTKEQHKQMKDLLANVVPLSSPLNSSLQDSPYSVKKTRYKKESMFTTPRDLASKWSSWGPKSIEQRSKILAEWAVFRWSQSL from the coding sequence ATGTCGGAGTGGATAACAGACAGTCAGGATGAACAAAATTTTGAAGGCCTTTTGCGAGATGCGGATCAAATTCATATTCCGATATTTCAACGCAGTTATGTTTGGAGGCAGAAGCAACTTTCTGAGTTGCTGGCTGACATAGATCAAGTTAGATCTGAAGTCGAGGAAACTCAGTTCATGGGGGCGATCGTCGCTTATGAGAAGCCACGCAGCGGGAATACAGTTGGTCGTATGCGTGCTTTAGAGATAGTTGATGGGCAGCAACGTATACTGACTTTATATATTTTTGTGATGGCGGTAGTAGAGTGTATTGCTCCGATTGATAAGGAGGAAGCTCTTGAGCTGGTGCGAGAGTACCTCCTCCTGGCTCCTCGACGAGGCCTCGATATCAATACACGAGTTGTTCCTGCCTTTGCTGATCGAAGTCAATTTCGAATTATTTGGGATCGGATCAATAGCCCCTCTGTTTTACAGAGCGAATTATCGGAAATGCAACTACATTTGCCACCTCCGAGTGGTGAGGCAGATGGTGATCTTGTAACTCAGTACTACCGAATACTTAGGCATCTGAGAGCTGAATCGCATGCGGACCTCGATGAGGCCGGAAATTTTCTACGTGAGACGGTTGCTGTCGTCACTCGCCATCTCTCGTTTGTACACCTTAAACTCACTGATGCTTCGGCAGCGACAAAGATTTTCGAAAGGCTAAATTTTAGAGGTGTTAAAGTTGGAGTCGTGGACTTAGTTAGGAATGAAATATTTGCAAGCTTAGCAGATAATCAAATTAAGGCGCAGCGCATTTTTGATCATGTGTGGAGACCCTTTGAAGAGGCATTTGTTGGTAGGGCTGAGTATTTCTTTTTTCCCTATTGCCTAATTCAAGATAGTAATACAAGAAAGTCGGAGCTTTTTATGCAGCTTAGGGCTTCTTGGAAGGGACTGACTCCCGAGCAGATGATTAAGGATATGAAGCCCCTTCAAGGTCCGTTTTTAGCGATTGACCAGACAGGGCATCAGCCAGGGAGCAAAGAGATTTCCAAACGCCTTGAGCGCTTGGTGAGATTGCGTCGTCCTGCTTCAATATACCCGTATGTTATGTCTATGCTACTTGCATTCGAGGACGCTTCTATAACTGAGAAAACGGTCGTAGATCTGCTCGATGCATTAGAGTCTTTTCTAGTAAGGCGAGCTATAGTAGGGTTAGAGCCAACGGGGCTGCATGCCGTATTCAAAGGTCTCTGGTTGCAGATGAAGAAACATACCGTTAGTGAGTTTAAGCGGCAGATTAAAATTAGGCCTACTGTACAGTGGCCGAATGATGCGGATGTAAGGGGTGCGGTTGAGAAGCGAGCGCTCGGTCGGGCGAATATCTGTAGCTATCTTTTAGTTGAATACGATCGTGATATGAAAGGAGACAATCCGCCGTTGTCACCTACCATTGAGCATGTTTTACCCCAGACCCTGAGTGAAGATTCTGAATGGGCGAATCTTTTTACCAAAGAACAGCATAAGCAGATGAAGGATCTATTGGCGAATGTCGTACCGCTGTCCTCACCGCTTAACTCCTCTCTTCAGGATTCACCGTACTCCGTTAAAAAGACTAGATATAAAAAAGAGTCGATGTTTACCACCCCTAGGGATTTAGCTAGTAAGTGGTCAAGTTGGGGGCCGAAGTCTATCGAGCAACGGTCTAAAATTTTGGCCGAATGGGCAGTGTTCCGTTGGTCGCAGTCGTTGTAA